A window from Leguminivora glycinivorella isolate SPB_JAAS2020 chromosome 16, LegGlyc_1.1, whole genome shotgun sequence encodes these proteins:
- the LOC125234913 gene encoding RNA polymerase II-associated protein 3-like isoform X2, translated as MEDVGPTSLDSKKSQPAKMDKMRQEAHHEKERGNSFVKMEKWDEAIACYNRAIELVKDDAIYYANRGLCYLKKDSLHQAEADCTTAIRLDPTYVKAYQRRATARERLGSLRAASQDLNEVLKLEPHNSQARKQRDDLRNRMGTKGLKSKSSPNSTPTSETKSFPKTGQPKIVELQDEPVKEVKPPSELERWRDGVGEGITVIKPVKKPPHLRSKRALKSIPIHEIPLGKSEPEKPPTRLQIVELEDTLSHGDNNNNDDKAKETQIVDNAGDMKPDVKKEIVSPASEKLLADLPQKEVLKENMVPPTNSVQFMQEWKMLRGNDQAKSDYLSIIDPSKIPAIFANALESPVLSEFLRLLHSDVSKFAHHSVTSYLRGLTGVKRFTALAMFLSDKDKHTLNSLLEHCKTVENCSENDIADLKNKFEL; from the exons ATGGAAGATGTGGGCCCAACGTCCCTAGACAGCAAAAAGAGCCAGCCGGCAAAAATGGACAAGATGCGGCAGGAGGCCCATCATGAGAAAGAGAGA ggCAACAGTTTTGTAAAGATGGAGAAATGGGATGAGGCAATTGCATGCTACAACCGAGCCATAGAGCTTGTAAAGGATGATGCCATATACTACGCCAACCGAGGACTGTGCTATCTCAAGAAAGAcag TCTCCACCAAGCCGAGGCCGACTGTACAACAGCCATCCGCCTCGATCCCACCTATGTGAAGGCCTACCAACGCCGCGCCACCGCTAGGGAGCGCCTAGGGTCTCTCCGGGCTGCCTCACAGGACCTTAACGAAGTCCTAAAGCTGGAACCTCACAACTCACAGGCGAGGAAGCAGAGAGATGACCTTAGGAACAGAATGGGAACTAAGGGG CTCAAATCAAAATCGTCACCCAACTCAACCCCGACCAGTGAAACCAAGTCCTTCCCGAAGACCGGGCAACCAAAGATTGTAGAGCTCCAAGATGAACCGGTGAAGGAAGTCAAACCACCAAGCGAACTGGAACGGTGGAGAGACGGAGTTGGTGAAGGGATCACTGTTATTAAACCGGTGAAGAAACCGCCTCATCTCAGGTCCAAG AGAGCCCTAAAATCCATCCCAATTCACGAGATTCCCCTCGGCAAATCGGAACCAGAGAAACCTCCGACCAGACTCCAAATAGTGGAACTAGAGGACACCCTGTCTCACGGagacaacaacaacaacgacGACAAGGCTAAGGAGACGCAAATCGTAGACAACGCGGGAGATATGAAGCCTGATGTGAAG AAAGAAATAGTCAGTCCAGCATCAGAGAAGCTGCTAGCAGACCTGCCGCAGAAGGAAGTGCTGAAAGAAAACATGGTGCCTCCGACCAACAGTGTCCAGTTCATGCAAGAGTGGAAGATGCTGCGGGGCAATGATCAGGCCAAGTCCGATTATTTGAGT ATTATAGACCCGTCCAAGATCCCCGCAATATTCGCGAACGCGCTCGAAAGCCCGGTCCTCTCGGAGTTCCTTCGTCTCCTGCACAGTGACGTCAGCAAGTTCGCTCACCACTCCGTGACGTCATACCTGCGCGGGCTGACTGGCGTGAAGAGATTCACCGCGCTAGCGATGTTCCTGTCTGACAAGGACAAACACA cGCTCAACAGCCTCCTCGAACACTGTAAAACTGTAGAAAACTGCTCAGAAAACGACATCGCAGATCTCAAGAACAAATTCGAACTTTAA
- the LOC125234958 gene encoding lactosylceramide 4-alpha-galactosyltransferase-like — protein sequence MLPQSKYFAKTFLVLALFSITYTITSLYVLYSQNHTVLPSFLYAKDSIPEYISCSHPEKGNFLDSVGEDPKPPNSIFFHETTCVNFLRNREACSVESAARAHPDKKVYVIFASSLKEIDCRTGVIAALSNLPNVELYRMNLKTYNLNTPLQNVSLLRLMWLGKWNNRKTRELIKTLTLHKFGGIVIDLDVMVVGNLDKLGDTWASADGDGFGSSIISVQRGLSGMYYSRHFFRTLKQHIAFDLGLSLDSPLKDSLQKLCNTTNVTEMTRENCKGFQVYSSEFTSLKSPKSQKRNATASYLGYYLWDEPSANRTDILPKHSFYARLAEKYCPKVYSEFMAYDENDKNIQL from the exons ATGTTGCCTCAAAGCAAATACTTCGCAAAGACGTTTCTAGTACTAGCGTTATTCTCCATAACCTACACCATCACGAGCCTCTACGTGTTGTACTCTCAAAACCACACCGTACTACCCTCCTTCTTGTACGCAAAAGACTCCATACCAGAATACATTTCCTGCTCCCATCCAGAAAAAGGAAACTTCCTAGACTCGGTGGGCGAGGATCCAAAACCGCCGAATTCTATTTTCTTTCACGAAACGACTTGTGTGAACTTTTTACGAAACCGCGAAGCTTGCTCCGTCGAATCTGCTGCTAGAGCTCATCCAGACAAGAAAGTTTATGTTATATTCGCAAGTTCGCTTAAAGAGATCGACTGCAGAACTGGCGTTATAGCCGCGCTGTCTAACTTACCAAACGTAGAATTATATAGAATGAATTTAAAAACTTACAACCTGAACACGCCGTTACAGAATGTGTCTCTGCTCCGTTTGATGTGGCTTGGGAAGTGGAACAATAGGAAAACTAGGGAGTTGATTAAGACCTTGACCTTGCATAAGTTCGGGGGGATAGTTATAGATTTGGATGTGATGGTGGTGGGTAATTTAGACAAATTGGGAGACACTTGGGCGTCGGCAGACGGCGATGGCTTCGGGTCTTCGATCATTTCTGTGCAGCGCGGGCTGTCGGGGATGTATTATTCGAGGCATTTCTTTAG GACGCTAAAGCAGCACATCGCTTTCGACCTGGGGCTGAGTCTGGATTCGCCGCTGAAAGACTCGCTACAGAAGCTGTGCAACACCACTAACGTTACTGAGATGACAAGGGAGAACTGCAAAG GTTTTCAAGTGTACAGCTCAGAATTCACAAGCTTAAAGTCCCCCAAAAGCCAGAAACGCAACGCCACTGCATCATATCTCGGATACTATCTCTGGGACGAGCCCAGCGCCAACCGGACCGATATCCTACCGAAACACTCATTCTACGCTAGACTGGCGGAGAAGTACTGCCCTAAGGTCTATAGCGAATTCATGGCTTATGATGAGAACGATAAGAATATACAATTGTAA
- the LOC125234913 gene encoding RNA polymerase II-associated protein 3-like isoform X1: MDKALEIQKACRDNVKNLQTYLTDLNNWEVEMKRKEAALNGEFEQDLPPVRSKVKKEKPIVETKKKVEKRIPSSDYKAWDNFDVDKACEEIDMEDVGPTSLDSKKSQPAKMDKMRQEAHHEKERGNSFVKMEKWDEAIACYNRAIELVKDDAIYYANRGLCYLKKDSLHQAEADCTTAIRLDPTYVKAYQRRATARERLGSLRAASQDLNEVLKLEPHNSQARKQRDDLRNRMGTKGLKSKSSPNSTPTSETKSFPKTGQPKIVELQDEPVKEVKPPSELERWRDGVGEGITVIKPVKKPPHLRSKRALKSIPIHEIPLGKSEPEKPPTRLQIVELEDTLSHGDNNNNDDKAKETQIVDNAGDMKPDVKKEIVSPASEKLLADLPQKEVLKENMVPPTNSVQFMQEWKMLRGNDQAKSDYLSIIDPSKIPAIFANALESPVLSEFLRLLHSDVSKFAHHSVTSYLRGLTGVKRFTALAMFLSDKDKHTLNSLLEHCKTVENCSENDIADLKNKFEL; encoded by the exons ATGGACAAAGCTTTAGAGATCCAGAAGGCGTGTCGGGATAACGTAAAAAATCTCCAAACATACCTCACAGACCTTAATAACTGGGAGGTTGAGATGAAACGTAAAGAGGCCGCATTGAACGGCGAATTTGAGCAG GACTTACCCCCAGTGAGGAGTAAAGTGAAGAAAGAGAAACCTATTGTTGAGACCAAAAAGAAGGTTGAAAAACGCATTCCGTCGTCTGACTACAAGGCTTGGGATAATTTTGATGTT GACAAGGCCTGTGAGGAAATAGACATGGAAGATGTGGGCCCAACGTCCCTAGACAGCAAAAAGAGCCAGCCGGCAAAAATGGACAAGATGCGGCAGGAGGCCCATCATGAGAAAGAGAGA ggCAACAGTTTTGTAAAGATGGAGAAATGGGATGAGGCAATTGCATGCTACAACCGAGCCATAGAGCTTGTAAAGGATGATGCCATATACTACGCCAACCGAGGACTGTGCTATCTCAAGAAAGAcag TCTCCACCAAGCCGAGGCCGACTGTACAACAGCCATCCGCCTCGATCCCACCTATGTGAAGGCCTACCAACGCCGCGCCACCGCTAGGGAGCGCCTAGGGTCTCTCCGGGCTGCCTCACAGGACCTTAACGAAGTCCTAAAGCTGGAACCTCACAACTCACAGGCGAGGAAGCAGAGAGATGACCTTAGGAACAGAATGGGAACTAAGGGG CTCAAATCAAAATCGTCACCCAACTCAACCCCGACCAGTGAAACCAAGTCCTTCCCGAAGACCGGGCAACCAAAGATTGTAGAGCTCCAAGATGAACCGGTGAAGGAAGTCAAACCACCAAGCGAACTGGAACGGTGGAGAGACGGAGTTGGTGAAGGGATCACTGTTATTAAACCGGTGAAGAAACCGCCTCATCTCAGGTCCAAG AGAGCCCTAAAATCCATCCCAATTCACGAGATTCCCCTCGGCAAATCGGAACCAGAGAAACCTCCGACCAGACTCCAAATAGTGGAACTAGAGGACACCCTGTCTCACGGagacaacaacaacaacgacGACAAGGCTAAGGAGACGCAAATCGTAGACAACGCGGGAGATATGAAGCCTGATGTGAAG AAAGAAATAGTCAGTCCAGCATCAGAGAAGCTGCTAGCAGACCTGCCGCAGAAGGAAGTGCTGAAAGAAAACATGGTGCCTCCGACCAACAGTGTCCAGTTCATGCAAGAGTGGAAGATGCTGCGGGGCAATGATCAGGCCAAGTCCGATTATTTGAGT ATTATAGACCCGTCCAAGATCCCCGCAATATTCGCGAACGCGCTCGAAAGCCCGGTCCTCTCGGAGTTCCTTCGTCTCCTGCACAGTGACGTCAGCAAGTTCGCTCACCACTCCGTGACGTCATACCTGCGCGGGCTGACTGGCGTGAAGAGATTCACCGCGCTAGCGATGTTCCTGTCTGACAAGGACAAACACA cGCTCAACAGCCTCCTCGAACACTGTAAAACTGTAGAAAACTGCTCAGAAAACGACATCGCAGATCTCAAGAACAAATTCGAACTTTAA